The sequence GGAGTTCCTCGGCACGCTGACCCAGCTGCTCGCGGTCCGCAAGGGCCGAGTCGAGCAGATGATCAACCACGGTACGGGCTGGATCCGGCTGGAGTACCTGGTGCCGGCGCGCGGCCTGATCGGCTTCCGCACCGAGTTCCTCACCGAGACCCGCGGCACCGGCCTGCTGCACCACGTCTTCGAGGGCTACGAGCCCTGGTTCGGCGAGCTGCGCACCCGGGCGACCGGCTCGATGGTCGCCGACCGGTCCGGCCCGACCACCGCCTACGCCCTGTTCAACCTGCAGGAGCGCGGCACGATGTTCGTCCCGCCGATGATCGACGTCTACGAAGGCATGATCGTCGGTGAGAACTCCCGGGCCGACGACATGGACGTCAACCCGACCAAGGAGAAGAAGCTCACCAACATGCGCTCCTCGACCGGCGACGAGCTGGTCCGGCTGACCCCGCACCGCCAGCTCACCCTGGAGCAGGCGCTGGAGTTCTGCCGCGAGGACGAGTGCGTCGAGGTCACCCCGGCCACGGTCCGAATCCGCAAGGTCGCGCTCCTCGCGGCTGACCGGGAGAAGCTGCGGGCGCGGCGTCGGTCTAACTGAGTTTCTGGTTCGCTCCGTCCGGGCGCGGCGCTCCGCGGCCGTCCTCGCCTGGCGGCTCGGACGACCACTCCGCGCCGCGTCCTCCTCCGCTCACGGGCGCTCCGGCGACCTGCGCTGCGGCCCAACCCCCTTCGCTTCGCTCGGGGGCCGGGCCTCCGCGCAGGTGCGCCTGCGCGCCGTTGTGGCCGGGGGTCGACTATGCGGTTCGCTGACGCAGGCGCGCCTGCGGGGTTTCTGCTGGATCGCGGCAGCGATCTGGTAGGTCAGGTCTCCGGTCACGGGAGTTGTGGCCCGGTCACGTTCGCTTCGCTCCGTGGACGGGCCTCCGCGCCTGCGCGCCGCCGGGGCCCGGGGGCTGCCTCAGGTTTCTGGGGGCCGGTGTACCCGGGGCCGTGAGCGGGGCGGGGCGGTCGGTACCGTCAGAGCCGGGCAGAAGTGCGTATCCGGGGGTGGGGGTGCCGCCGGACCGACGAGACGGGTGATCTGTGTCAGCTGCGGACAAGACGGTGCTGGTGACGGGGGCGGCCGGGTTCATCGGGTCGCACACCTGCGTCGATCTGTTGACGGCCGGCTACCGGGTCGTCGGTGTCGACAACTTCGCGAACAGCTCGCCGCGGGCCGTCGAGCGCATCCGGGAGGTCGCGGGCGAGGCCGGCGCGAACCTGGAGTTCGTCGAGCTCGACGTGCTCGACGCGGTGGCGCTCGGCAAGCTGCTCGCGGCGACGCCGTTCGAGGCTGTGATCCACTTCGCGGCCCGCAAGGCGGTCGGCGAGTCCGTGGCGATGCCGGTCGAGTACTACGACACGAACCTCAACGCGACGCTGCGGCTCGTCGAGGCGCTGCGCGAGCACGGCCCGCGCAGGCTGATCTTCTCCTCGTCCTGCTCGATCCACGGTGACGTCGACGTCCTGCCGATTCGGGAGGACGCGCCGGCCCGCCCGACCAACCCCTACTCGCGCACCAAGTGGATGTGCGAGCAGATCCTCGCGGACGTCTGCGCGGCCCAGCCCGACTGGCACGTGACCGCCCTGCGCTACTTCAACCCGGTCGGTGCCCACCCGTCGGGCCTGCTCGGTGAGGACCCGCGGGGCATCCCGAACAACCTGATGCCCTACCTGCAGCAGGTCGCGGTCGGGCGCCGGGAGTACCTGTCGGTGTTCGGCGACGACTACCCGACCGCCGACGGCACCGGCGTCCGCGACTACATCCACGTCGTCGACCTCGCCGAGGGCCACCGGGCCGCGCTGGAGCACCTCGACGACGAGGCCGGCTACCGCGTGGTCAACCTCGGCACGGGCGTCGGCACGTCGGTCCAGCAGTTGCTGACGGCGTTCGGCGCCGCCTGCGGCCGCGAGCTTCCGCACCGGGTGGTCGCGCGGCGCGACGGGGACGTCGCCGCCCTCTACGCCGATCCGTCGTACGCGGCCGAGACGCTCGGCTGGCGGGCCAGCAGGGGGCTGGACGAGATGTGCCGCGACGCCTGGGAGTTCCAGCGGCGCAACCCGGGCGGCTA is a genomic window of Pseudofrankia inefficax containing:
- the galE gene encoding UDP-glucose 4-epimerase GalE, whose product is MSAADKTVLVTGAAGFIGSHTCVDLLTAGYRVVGVDNFANSSPRAVERIREVAGEAGANLEFVELDVLDAVALGKLLAATPFEAVIHFAARKAVGESVAMPVEYYDTNLNATLRLVEALREHGPRRLIFSSSCSIHGDVDVLPIREDAPARPTNPYSRTKWMCEQILADVCAAQPDWHVTALRYFNPVGAHPSGLLGEDPRGIPNNLMPYLQQVAVGRREYLSVFGDDYPTADGTGVRDYIHVVDLAEGHRAALEHLDDEAGYRVVNLGTGVGTSVQQLLTAFGAACGRELPHRVVARRDGDVAALYADPSYAAETLGWRASRGLDEMCRDAWEFQRRNPGGYDGAAA